A window from Parus major isolate Abel chromosome 27, Parus_major1.1, whole genome shotgun sequence encodes these proteins:
- the ACE gene encoding angiotensin-converting enzyme, producing MPAALGLLLGLSLAGALQPGLEPPQHEPTEEGATSFARDYNSTAELVFFESVSASWNYTTNLTAENAALQVKASLEEQNFTELWGKKAKELYGDKWNNFSDPQLRKIIGSIQTLGPSNLPLEMREQYNTILSDMDKIYSTAKVCLPNGTCWDLEPDLSDIMATSRSYKKLLYAWEGWHNAAGNPLRPKYEEFVKLSNDAYMMDGFNDTGSYWRSWYDSDSFEKDLERIYTQLEPLYLNLHAFVRRKLYDHYGPKYINLKGPIPAHLLGNMWAQQWNNIYDLMIPYPEKPNLDVTSSMVQQGWNATHMFRVSEEFFTSLGLLEMPTEFWKKSMLEKPTDGREVVCHASAWDFYNRKDFRIKQCTSVTMEQLFTVHHEMGHIQYYLQYKDQPVSFRSGANPGFHEAIGDVLSLSVSTPSHLKKIGLLSSAAEDEESNINYLLKMALEKIAFLPFGYLIDQWRWNVFSGHTPPSRYNYDWWYLRTKYQGICAPVPRNESNFDPGAKYHIPGNTPYIRYFVSFILQFQFHKALCEAANHKGSLHTCDIYRSKEAGAKLREVLKAGSSKSWQDILLNLTGMGQMDAAPLLEYFSPVTKWLQEQNNKTNEVLGWPEFDWRPPVPEGYPEGIDKIADEAQAKEFLSEYNTTAEEVWNAYTEASWAYNTNITDHNKEIMLEKNLAMSKHTLEYGMRARQFDTSDFQDQSVIRILKKLSVIERAALPENELKEYNTLLSDMETTYSVAKVCRENKTCHPLDPDLTDIMATSRDYDELLFAWKGWRDASGKKMRNNYKRYVELSNKAALLNGYKDNGAYWRSLYETSTFEEDLERLYLQLQPLYLNLHAYVRRALYKKYGAEHINLKGPIPAHLLGNMWAQSWSNIFDLVIPFPDATKVDATPAMKKQGWTPKKMFEESDRFFTSLGLIPMPQEFWEKSMIEKPSDGREVVCHASAWDFYNRKDFRIKQCTVVNMDDLITVHHEMGHVQYFLQYKDQPVSFRDGANPGFHEAVGDVMALSVSTPKHLHSINLLDQVMENEESDINYLMSIALDKIAFLPFGYLMDQWRWKVFDGRIKDDEYNKEWWNLRMKYQGLCPPALRSEDDFDPGAKFHIPANVPYIRYFVSFVIQFQFHQALCDAAGHKGPLHTCDIYQSQEAGKILGDALKLGFSKPWPEAMQLITGQPNMSAEALMSYFEPLMTWLEKENKKNGEVLGWPEYSWTPYTAQDDSSKTDFLGMFLTKSQATAGGWVLLALALIFLLTTIFLGVKFFSARRKAFKSSSEMELK from the exons GTCAAGGCATCACTGGAGGAGCAGAACTTCACAGAGTTATGGGGGAAGAAAGCCAAGGAACTCTATGGTGACAAGTGGAATAACTTCAGTGACCCCCAGCTGAGGAAAATCATTGGATCCATTCAGACCTTGGGACCCTCCAACCTGCCCCTGGAGATGAGAGAGCAG TATAACACCATCCTGAGTGACATGGACAAAATCTACTCCACGGCCAAGGTGTGCCTGCCCAATGGCACCTGCTGGGATCTGGAGCCAG ACCTCTCGGACATCATGGCCACCTCTCGCAGCTACAAGAAGCTGCTGTACGCCTGGGAGGGGTGGCACAACGCTGCGGGGAACCCGCTGCGCCCCAAGTACGAGGAGTTCGTGAAGCTGAGCAATGACGCCTACATGATGGATG GATTCAATGACACAGGCAGCTACTGGCGCTCCTGGTATGACTCAGACTCCTTTGAGAAGGACCTGGAGCGCATCTACACCCAGCTGGAGCCACTCTACCTCAACCTGCATGCCTTTGTCCGGAGGAAGCTGTATGATCACTATGGGCCCAAATACATCAACCTGAAGGGTCCCATCCCTGCTCACCTCCTGG GGAATATGTGGGCTCAGCAGTGGAACAACATCTATGACCTGATGATCCCCTACCCTGAGAAGCCTAACCTTGATGTCACGAGCAGCATGGTGCAGCAG GGTTGGAATGCCACCCACATGTTCCGAGTCTCGGAGGAGTTCTTCACCTCCCTGGGGCTTCTGGAGATGCCCACTGAATTCTGGAAGAAGTCCATGCTGGAAAAGCCGACAGATGGGCGGGAGGTGGTGTGTCATGCCTCAGCCTGGGACTTCTACAACCGCAAGGACTTCAG GATCAAGCAATGCACATCAGTGACCATGGAGCAGCTGTTCACAGTGCACCATGAGATGGGCCACATCCAGTACTACCTGCAATACAAGGACCAGCCCGTGTCCTTCCGCAGTGGGGCCAATCCTGGCTTCCATGAGGCCATCGGCGATGTCCTGTCCCTCTCTGTCTCCACTCCCAGCCACCTCAAGAAAATTGGtctcctcagcagtgctgctgaggatgAAG AGAGCAATATCAACTACCTGCTGAAAATGGCCCTGGAGAAGATTGCCTTCCTGCCCTTTGGCTACCTCATCGACCAGTGGCGCTGGAATGTGTTCAGTGGCCACACGCCGCCAAGCCGTTACAACTACGACTGGTGGTATCTGAG AACCAAATACCAGGGTATCTGTGCTCCCGTTCCAAGGAATGAAAGCAACTTTGACCCTGGAGCAAAGTACCACATCCCGGGGAACACTCCTTACATCAG GTACTTTGTGAGCTTCATCCTCCAGTTCCAGTTTCACAAGGCCCTGTGCGAGGCAGCCAACCACAAAGGTTCCTTGCACACCTGTGACATCTACAGGTCCAAAGAGGCTGGAGCCAAACTCAG GGAAGTGTTGAAAGCTGGGTCCTCGAAGTCATGGCAGGATATCCTCTTGAATCTCACCGGCATGGGTCAGATGGATGCTGCTCCCCTTCTGGAGTATTTCAGCCCTGTCACCAAATGGCTTCAGGAGCAGAACAACAAGACCAACGAGGTCCTGGGCTGGCCTGAGTTTGACTGGCGTCCCCCTGTCCCTGAAGGCTACCCTGAAGGCATTG ACAAAATAGCAGATGAGGCACAAGCTAAAGAGTTCTTGTCTGAGTACAACACCACAGCTGAGGAAGTGTGGAATGCCTACACCGAGGCATCCTGGGCCTACAACACCAACATCACCGACCACAACAAGGAGATCATG CTGGAGAAGAACTTGGCCATGTCCAAGCACACCCTGGAGTACGGCATGAGGGCCAGGCAGTTTGACACCTCAGATTTCCAGGACCAAAGTGTCATCCGCATCCTCAAGAAGCTGAGTGTCATTGAGAGGGCAGCCCTACCCGAGAATGAGCTGAAGGAG TATAACACCCTTCTCTCAGATATGGAGACCACATACAGCGTGGCCAAGGTCTGCAGAGAGAACAAAACCTGTCACCCATTAGATCCTG ACCTCACAGACATCATGGCCACCTCTCGGGACTATGATGAGCTCCTCTTTGCCTGGAAGGGCTGGCGGGATGCTTCTGGGAAGAAGATGAGGAACAACTACAAGCGATATGTGGAACTGAGCAACAAGGCAGCCCTGCTCAATG GCTACAAAGACAACGGGGCCTACTGGAGATCCCTGTATGAGACATCCACCTTTGAGGAAGATCTGGAGAGGCTGtatctgcagctgcagcccctgtaCCTCAACCTACATGCTTATGTACGCCGAGCCCTCTACAAAAAGTATGGTGCAGAGCACATAAACCTGAAGggtcccatccctgcccatctGCTAG GCAACATGTGGGCTCAGTCATGGTCCAACATTTTCGACCTGGTGATACCTTTCCCAGATGCCACCAAGGTGGATGCCACCCCAGCCATGAAAAAACAG ggctggacacccaaaaaaatgtttgaagagTCAGACCGTTTTTTCACCTCTCTGGGCCTCATCCCCATGCCACAGGAGTTCTGGGAGAAGTCCATGATCGAGAAGCCATCAGATGGGCGGGAGGTGGTGTGTCATGCCTCGGCCTGGGATTTCTACAATCGCAAGGACTTCAG GATCAAGCAGTGCACCGTGGTGAACATGGACGACCTCATCACAGTTCATCACGAGATGGGCCACGTGCAGTACTTCCTGCAGTACAAGGACCAGCCTGTCTCCTTCCGTGATGGGGCCAACCCTGGCTTCCATGAGGCTGTTGGGGATGTCATGGCCTTGTCTGTCTCCACCCCCAAACACCTGCATAGCATCAATCTGCTGGACCAAGTCATGGAAAATGAAG AAAGCGATATTAACTACCTGATGAGCATCGCCCTGGATAAAATCGCCTTCCTGCCCTTTGGGTACCTCATGGACCAGTGGCGGTGGAAGGTGTTTGATGGGCGGATCAAGGACGATGAGTACAACAAGGAGTGGTGGAACCTCAG GATGAAGTACCAGGGCTTGTGCCCACCAGCACTGAGGTCTGAAGATGACTTTGACCCTGGGGCAAAGTTTCATATCCCTGCCAACGTCCCTTACATTAG GTACTTCGTCAGCTTTGTGATCCAGTTCCAGTTCCACCAGGCACTCTGTGATGCAGCTGGGCACAAGGGTCCCCTCCACACCTGTGACATCTACCAGTCCCAGGAGGCTGGGAAGATCTTGGG GGATGCCCTGAAGCTGGGTTTCAGCAAGCCGTGGCCCGAAGCCATGCAGCTCATCACAGGGCAGCCCAACATGTCAGCAGAGGCCCTTATGAGCTACTTCGAGCCACTCATGACATGGCTGGAGAAAGAGAACAAGAAGAACGGGGAGGTCCTGGGCTGGCCCGAGTACAGCTGGACTCCTTACACAG cccaagaTGACTCCAGCAAAACTGATTTCCTGGGAATGTTCCTGACCAAAAGTCAAGCCACAGCAGGTGGCTGGGTCCTGCTCGCCCTGGCACTCATCTTCCTGCTCACCACCATCTTCTTGGGTGTCAAGTTCTTCTCAGCCAGGAGAAAGGCCTTCAAATCTAGCTCCGAAATGGAACTGAAATAA